A window of the Streptomyces sp. NBC_01351 genome harbors these coding sequences:
- a CDS encoding MarR family winged helix-turn-helix transcriptional regulator: MEAIDQVARIQAEWARERPDVDVSPQGVIGRLHRLGLLLTEQLCLVYRRYGLSEGEFDVLAALRRAGEPFERAPGELASHTMVTTGAMSKRIDRLERDGLVTRRRSAADGRGRVVGLTPAGRDLIDRAFTEHMRNERHLLEGLEAEDAAQLERLLTRWLATVEPRVP, translated from the coding sequence ATGGAAGCTATTGACCAGGTCGCCCGCATCCAGGCCGAGTGGGCCCGTGAGCGGCCGGATGTGGATGTCAGCCCGCAGGGCGTGATCGGACGGCTGCACCGCCTCGGCCTGCTCCTGACGGAACAGCTCTGTCTCGTCTACCGCCGGTACGGCCTGAGCGAGGGGGAGTTCGACGTCCTGGCCGCGCTGCGGCGGGCGGGTGAGCCCTTCGAGCGGGCGCCCGGCGAACTCGCGTCCCACACCATGGTGACCACGGGCGCGATGAGCAAGAGGATCGACAGGCTCGAACGCGACGGCCTCGTCACCCGCCGCCGGTCGGCCGCCGACGGCCGGGGCCGCGTGGTCGGGCTCACCCCCGCGGGACGGGACCTGATCGACCGGGCCTTCACGGAGCACATGCGCAATGAACGACACCTGCTCGAAGGGCTCGAAGCCGAGGACGCGGCGCAGTTGGAGCGGCTCCTGACACGGTGGCTGGCGACGGTCGAGCCGCGGGTGCCGTGA
- a CDS encoding mycothiol transferase produces the protein MKATEVITDGFGRIRELVHEVVDGLPAQTLNARVDPAANSITWLVWHLTRIQDDHIADAADLEQVWRSQDWAARFALPLPADSTGYGHTAHQVAAVRVDSGELLLGYHDAVHEQTVRFLHTVSAADLNRVVDERWDPPVTLGVRLVSVLGDDWQHAGQAAFVRGLLERSG, from the coding sequence ATGAAGGCTACGGAGGTCATCACCGACGGTTTCGGCCGCATCCGGGAGCTCGTCCACGAGGTCGTGGACGGGCTCCCGGCGCAGACGCTCAACGCACGCGTCGACCCGGCCGCCAACTCGATCACCTGGCTGGTCTGGCACCTCACCCGGATCCAGGACGACCACATCGCGGACGCGGCGGACCTGGAACAGGTCTGGCGGTCCCAGGACTGGGCAGCCCGCTTCGCCCTGCCGCTGCCCGCGGATTCGACCGGGTACGGACACACCGCCCACCAGGTCGCAGCCGTCCGGGTCGACTCGGGCGAGCTGCTGCTCGGCTACCACGACGCGGTGCACGAACAGACGGTCCGGTTCCTCCACACCGTCAGCGCCGCCGACCTGAACCGCGTGGTCGACGAGCGCTGGGACCCGCCGGTCACCCTGGGGGTCCGCCTGGTGAGCGTCCTGGGCGACGACTGGCAACACGCGGGCCAGGCCGCCTTCGTACGGGGCTTGCTGGAGCGCAGCGGGTAA
- a CDS encoding glycoside hydrolase family 16 protein — protein MRTTSRTERPPVRRSVLAALGTVAVVVAAAVAATLPAGATAPPTPAGWSQVFLDDFNGPAGSGVNTADWQYTTGTSYPGGPANFGTGEIETMTADPANVSLDGTGNLRITPRRDAAGNWTSGRVETRRSDFQPAAGGKLRAEARIQMPNVTGPAAKGYWPAFWMLGAPYRGNWWNWPGIGELDIMENVQGLNNVWVTMHCGTSPGGPCNETSGIGGQRVCPGTSCQAGFHTYAVEWDRSTAVEEMRFSVDGIHFHTVRANQVDAATWTNATNHGYFIILNVAMGGGFPDAFGGGPDAGTVPGHPMVVDYVSVLRSTGSTPTTPPPTTPPPTTPPTGDRDAYSAIQAESYDGQSGLIKEGTSDTGGGQNLGAIGNGDWALYRGVDFGSAAARQFFARVASGAAGGVSGLVEVRLDSRTSAPIGSFSVANTGGWQSWRTVPANISGVTGRHDVYLTFTSGQGSDYVNVNWFDFGH, from the coding sequence ATGCGCACGACATCCCGTACGGAACGGCCGCCCGTCCGGCGGTCCGTCTTAGCCGCGCTCGGCACGGTCGCCGTGGTCGTGGCCGCCGCGGTGGCGGCCACGCTGCCCGCCGGCGCCACCGCTCCCCCCACCCCGGCCGGCTGGTCCCAGGTGTTCCTCGACGACTTCAACGGGCCCGCGGGCTCCGGCGTGAACACCGCCGACTGGCAGTACACCACCGGTACGAGTTACCCCGGCGGCCCCGCGAACTTCGGCACCGGCGAGATCGAGACCATGACCGCGGACCCCGCCAACGTCTCCCTCGACGGGACGGGCAACCTGCGGATCACCCCGAGGCGGGACGCCGCGGGCAACTGGACCTCCGGCCGCGTCGAGACCAGGCGGTCCGACTTCCAGCCGGCGGCGGGCGGCAAGCTGCGCGCCGAGGCCCGCATCCAGATGCCGAACGTCACGGGCCCCGCGGCCAAGGGCTACTGGCCGGCGTTCTGGATGCTCGGCGCCCCCTACCGCGGCAACTGGTGGAACTGGCCGGGCATCGGCGAGCTCGACATCATGGAGAACGTCCAGGGCCTCAACAACGTCTGGGTGACCATGCACTGCGGCACCAGCCCGGGCGGCCCCTGCAACGAGACCTCCGGCATCGGCGGCCAGCGGGTCTGCCCCGGCACCAGCTGCCAGGCCGGCTTCCACACGTACGCCGTGGAGTGGGACAGGTCGACGGCCGTCGAGGAGATGCGCTTCTCCGTCGACGGGATCCACTTCCACACCGTGCGCGCGAACCAGGTGGACGCGGCCACCTGGACCAACGCCACCAACCACGGGTACTTCATCATCCTGAACGTGGCCATGGGCGGCGGGTTCCCGGACGCCTTCGGCGGCGGCCCCGACGCGGGCACCGTGCCCGGCCACCCCATGGTGGTCGACTACGTGTCCGTGCTGCGGTCGACGGGGAGCACGCCCACGACGCCCCCGCCCACGACACCGCCGCCGACGACGCCCCCGACGGGCGACCGTGACGCGTACTCCGCCATCCAGGCCGAGTCGTACGACGGCCAGTCGGGGCTGATCAAGGAGGGCACCTCCGACACCGGCGGCGGCCAGAACCTCGGCGCCATCGGCAACGGCGACTGGGCCCTGTACCGGGGCGTCGACTTCGGGTCCGCGGCCGCGCGGCAGTTCTTCGCACGGGTCGCCTCGGGAGCGGCCGGCGGGGTCAGCGGGCTCGTCGAAGTCCGGCTGGACAGCCGGACCAGCGCGCCGATCGGCAGCTTCTCCGTGGCGAACACCGGCGGCTGGCAGAGCTGGCGGACGGTGCCGGCGAACATCAGCGGGGTCACGGGCAGGCACGACGTCTACCTGACCTTCACGAGCGGCCAGGGCTCCGACTACGTGAACGTCAACTGGTTCGACTTCGGCCACTGA
- a CDS encoding MFS transporter — translation MSTPSPAAAQATGRRNETVIVFALSLAAMVVSMMQTLPVPILGLIRADLGTTTAGVSWVTTATLLSAAVFTPLLGRFGDQHGKKPTLVAVLGVMVVGSVITALASSLPLLILGRVLQGAATAIFPLALSVLREEVRPQKLPGAMALVSGTLAFGSGLALVATGLLTSGSGADYRNAFWMATGFAVLALLAVVLLVPATRHKTGGRTDFLGALTLGLTLLLLLLPISQGHEWGWASGRTLGSFAGAAVMAAVWVVTELKVREPLVDMRMFIHRPVLMANLAGILVGFGMFANFLGVSYLVQMPEALTGYGFDASILRASVQFLLPGAIVSLLASPIGGQLVRHRGPRAALGLAAGLGALGFAWLALDHAHTASVIGAGLVVGAAVSFGYAAMPAVIMASVPPQQSGIANGINSISRSTGSAIGSAVVTTILASKTIEHLPAGVPPLPAESGFTLTFVIGAVAFALVALISRFGLRGGQGTVSAASDPAETGTAPTPAKAGATA, via the coding sequence ATGAGCACCCCCTCCCCCGCCGCCGCCCAGGCCACCGGGCGCCGGAACGAGACGGTCATCGTCTTCGCCCTGAGCCTGGCCGCCATGGTCGTGTCGATGATGCAGACCCTGCCGGTCCCGATCCTGGGCCTCATCCGCGCCGACCTCGGCACCACGACCGCCGGGGTGAGCTGGGTGACCACGGCCACGCTGCTGTCGGCGGCGGTCTTCACCCCGCTGCTGGGCCGGTTCGGCGACCAGCACGGCAAGAAGCCCACCCTGGTGGCCGTGCTCGGCGTCATGGTCGTCGGCTCCGTGATCACCGCGCTGGCCTCCTCGCTGCCGCTGCTGATCCTGGGCCGGGTGCTCCAGGGCGCCGCCACCGCGATCTTCCCGCTGGCCCTGTCCGTGCTGCGCGAAGAGGTCCGGCCGCAGAAGCTTCCGGGCGCGATGGCGCTGGTCAGCGGCACGCTCGCGTTCGGCAGCGGTCTCGCCCTCGTGGCCACGGGCCTGCTCACCTCCGGTTCCGGGGCCGACTACCGCAATGCCTTCTGGATGGCGACCGGCTTCGCCGTCCTCGCCCTGCTCGCCGTGGTCCTCCTGGTCCCGGCGACCCGGCACAAGACCGGTGGGCGCACCGACTTCCTCGGCGCGCTGACGCTCGGCCTCACGCTGCTGCTCCTCCTGCTGCCGATCTCCCAGGGCCACGAGTGGGGCTGGGCCTCCGGCCGTACGCTGGGCAGCTTCGCCGGCGCCGCGGTCATGGCCGCCGTGTGGGTGGTGACCGAGCTCAAGGTGCGCGAGCCGCTGGTCGACATGCGCATGTTCATCCACCGCCCGGTGCTGATGGCCAACCTGGCCGGCATCCTCGTCGGCTTCGGGATGTTCGCGAACTTCCTGGGCGTCTCCTACCTCGTCCAGATGCCCGAGGCCCTCACCGGCTACGGCTTCGACGCCTCGATCCTGCGCGCGTCCGTGCAGTTCCTGCTGCCCGGCGCGATCGTCTCGCTGCTCGCCTCTCCCATCGGCGGGCAGCTGGTCCGCCACCGCGGTCCGCGCGCGGCGCTGGGCCTGGCCGCCGGGCTCGGGGCCCTCGGGTTCGCCTGGCTGGCCCTCGACCACGCGCACACCGCCTCCGTGATCGGCGCCGGACTCGTCGTGGGCGCGGCCGTGAGCTTCGGCTACGCGGCCATGCCCGCGGTGATCATGGCGAGCGTTCCGCCCCAGCAGAGCGGCATCGCCAACGGCATCAACTCGATCTCCCGCTCCACGGGCAGCGCGATCGGCAGCGCGGTCGTCACCACGATCCTGGCGTCGAAGACCATCGAGCACCTGCCGGCGGGCGTGCCGCCGCTGCCCGCCGAATCCGGCTTCACCCTCACCTTCGTGATCGGGGCGGTGGCCTTCGCCCTGGTTGCCCTGATCAGCCGGTTCGGCCTGCGGGGCGGTCAGGGCACGGTGTCCGCCGCATCGGATCCGGCCGAGACCGGGACCGCGCCGACCCCGGCCAAGGCCGGCGCGACCGCCTGA
- a CDS encoding NADPH-dependent F420 reductase — protein sequence MKIGIIGAGNIGGNLTRRLTVLGHEVSVANSRGPQTLAALAEETGATPVTVAEAARGAEIVVVTIPLKNIPDLPSGLFDGAAEGFAVIETGNYYPQQRDGRIPGIEDEGLTESRWTERQLGHRVIKAFNGTYAEDILDRPRPAGEPDRMALPVAGDDEPAKESVRALIEELGFDTVDAGGLDDSWRQQPGTPVYGLRAGAAAVTKALAEASPVRKAEFRG from the coding sequence ATGAAGATCGGCATCATCGGCGCAGGCAACATCGGAGGCAACCTCACCCGCCGCCTCACGGTCCTCGGACACGAGGTGTCCGTGGCCAACTCCCGCGGACCGCAGACCCTGGCCGCGCTCGCGGAGGAGACCGGCGCGACCCCCGTCACCGTCGCCGAAGCAGCCCGCGGCGCGGAGATCGTCGTGGTCACGATCCCCCTCAAGAACATCCCGGACCTCCCCTCCGGCCTCTTCGACGGAGCCGCCGAGGGCTTCGCCGTCATCGAGACCGGCAACTACTACCCGCAGCAGCGCGACGGCAGGATCCCCGGCATCGAGGACGAGGGGCTGACCGAGAGCCGCTGGACCGAGCGGCAGCTCGGCCACCGCGTGATCAAGGCCTTCAACGGCACCTACGCCGAGGACATCCTGGACCGCCCCCGTCCCGCGGGAGAACCGGACCGGATGGCCCTGCCCGTCGCGGGCGACGACGAGCCGGCGAAGGAGTCCGTACGCGCCCTCATCGAGGAGCTCGGCTTCGACACGGTCGACGCGGGCGGCCTGGACGACTCCTGGCGCCAGCAGCCCGGCACCCCCGTCTACGGCCTGCGCGCCGGAGCCGCGGCGGTGACCAAGGCCCTCGCCGAGGCCTCCCCGGTCCGCAAGGCGGAGTTCCGGGGCTGA
- a CDS encoding HutD/Ves family protein, giving the protein MKSGAQVRILRAADRAATAWKNGGGVTREIAVFPYGAGMDDFVWRASLAEVAADGPFSPFPGIDRTLTLVEGAGMDLTVGGVRRLVDERFAPQEFPGDEQTDCRLLSGPVVNFNVMHRQGAAEVVTAVVRGRLSRAVVSDETLLVLALEGSATVQVGRGPDLALAPYDAVLVMGDFIDYMEISGHVALVCFR; this is encoded by the coding sequence GTGAAGAGCGGCGCCCAGGTCCGGATCCTGCGGGCAGCCGACCGCGCCGCCACCGCCTGGAAGAACGGCGGGGGAGTCACCCGGGAGATCGCGGTCTTCCCCTACGGGGCCGGCATGGACGACTTCGTCTGGCGGGCGAGCCTCGCCGAGGTCGCGGCCGACGGTCCCTTCTCACCCTTCCCCGGGATCGACCGCACCCTCACCCTCGTGGAGGGCGCGGGCATGGACCTCACGGTCGGGGGCGTACGCCGACTCGTGGACGAGCGGTTCGCGCCGCAGGAGTTCCCCGGGGACGAGCAGACCGACTGCCGGCTGCTCTCGGGGCCCGTCGTGAACTTCAACGTGATGCACCGCCAGGGGGCCGCGGAGGTGGTGACCGCCGTCGTACGGGGCCGGCTCTCGCGCGCCGTCGTATCGGACGAGACCCTGCTCGTGCTCGCGTTGGAAGGGTCGGCCACGGTTCAGGTGGGGCGGGGCCCCGACCTCGCGCTGGCCCCGTACGACGCGGTCCTGGTGATGGGCGACTTCATCGACTACATGGAAATTTCCGGGCACGTGGCGCTCGTCTGCTTCCGCTGA
- a CDS encoding EamA family transporter, whose translation MEANLRWSLVTAVAPVAWGTTYFVTREFLPADTPLYGAVFRALPAGLLLLAVRRKVPSGSWWWKSLLLGVLNMGGFFALVYLAAQRLPTSVATTVMATGPLVMMLIAWGLIGERPGPRHLAGAGLGVGGVCLMLLTSTVALDALGLLASVAAMGMSALGFVLAKRWSAEVDVLAATSWQLLGGGLVLLPPAVIAEGAPPAVDGPALLAFGYVTLVSTALAFTAWFAGLRRLPAAAVGLIGLLNPVTGVLLGTAVAGETLSLRQLCGLALALTGILLGRPATRASTTAGVRPPRARRFVRDR comes from the coding sequence ATGGAAGCCAATCTGCGGTGGTCACTGGTCACGGCCGTCGCACCGGTCGCCTGGGGAACGACCTACTTCGTCACGCGGGAGTTCCTGCCCGCCGACACTCCGCTGTACGGAGCGGTGTTCCGGGCATTGCCCGCGGGGCTGCTGCTCCTGGCCGTGCGCCGGAAGGTCCCCAGCGGGTCCTGGTGGTGGAAGTCCCTGCTGCTCGGCGTGCTCAACATGGGCGGCTTCTTCGCGTTGGTGTACCTCGCCGCCCAGCGGCTCCCGACGAGCGTGGCCACGACGGTGATGGCGACCGGACCACTGGTCATGATGCTGATCGCGTGGGGTCTGATCGGAGAGCGCCCCGGACCGCGGCACCTGGCGGGCGCGGGCCTCGGTGTGGGCGGCGTGTGCCTGATGCTGCTCACCTCGACCGTGGCGCTCGACGCGCTCGGCCTGCTCGCCTCGGTCGCCGCCATGGGGATGTCCGCGCTGGGCTTCGTCCTCGCCAAGCGGTGGAGCGCCGAGGTGGACGTTCTGGCCGCCACCTCCTGGCAGCTGCTGGGCGGCGGCCTGGTGCTCCTTCCGCCGGCCGTGATCGCGGAGGGAGCGCCGCCGGCCGTCGACGGGCCTGCGCTGCTGGCCTTCGGCTACGTCACACTGGTGTCCACGGCCCTCGCCTTCACCGCATGGTTCGCGGGCCTGCGGCGCCTGCCCGCTGCGGCGGTGGGGCTGATCGGCCTGCTCAATCCGGTGACGGGCGTGCTGCTCGGCACGGCGGTCGCGGGCGAGACGCTCAGCCTCCGGCAGCTGTGCGGTCTCGCGCTCGCCCTGACGGGGATCCTCCTGGGCCGCCCCGCCACGCGGGCGTCGACCACCGCAGGCGTACGACCGCCGCGCGCCCGGAGATTCGTACGAGACCGGTGA
- a CDS encoding DUF4360 domain-containing protein: protein MKSLRTGFTAAAVTAALVTLTPSAGASAPASPSAPPDKVGVDVATVNGSGCRPGSATVAVAPDNSAFTVTYSEYLAQAGGGVSAVEGRKNCLLSLVVHVPQGFTYAVARVDYRGFGSLQPGAIGTQKASYYFQGMSQTAQRTHKFTGALDDNWQATDTTGIEALVFAPCGEKRNFNINTELRTEVGTSDPSKVSFMALDSTDGSINSVYHFSWKQCPVR from the coding sequence ATCAAGTCGCTTCGTACCGGATTCACCGCAGCAGCCGTGACCGCAGCTCTCGTCACGCTCACCCCCTCGGCCGGGGCCTCCGCCCCCGCCTCGCCCTCCGCTCCGCCGGACAAGGTGGGCGTGGACGTCGCCACCGTGAACGGCTCGGGCTGCCGACCGGGCAGTGCCACCGTCGCCGTGGCACCGGACAACTCGGCCTTCACCGTCACCTACAGCGAGTACCTGGCCCAGGCCGGCGGCGGAGTCTCCGCCGTCGAGGGTCGCAAGAACTGCCTCCTGTCCCTCGTGGTGCACGTGCCGCAGGGCTTCACCTACGCCGTGGCCCGGGTCGACTACCGGGGCTTCGGCAGCCTGCAGCCGGGCGCGATCGGCACGCAGAAGGCGAGCTACTACTTCCAGGGCATGAGCCAGACGGCCCAGCGCACCCACAAGTTCACGGGCGCGCTCGACGACAACTGGCAGGCGACCGACACCACGGGCATCGAGGCCCTGGTCTTCGCGCCCTGCGGGGAGAAGCGCAACTTCAACATCAACACCGAACTGCGGACGGAGGTCGGCACCTCCGACCCGTCGAAGGTCAGCTTCATGGCCCTCGACTCGACGGACGGCAGCATCAACAGCGTCTACCACTTCTCCTGGAAGCAGTGCCCGGTGCGCTGA
- a CDS encoding DUF4180 domain-containing protein, with protein sequence MSTLRTINDVPVLVCEAEGEVIAGEREALDHIGNAGYQGARWVVIPVERFDESFFRLGTRVAGGIIQKFVQYRMGIIVLGDISRHTEASSALRDFVRECNRGTQTWFLADDAELRARLAGAEA encoded by the coding sequence ATGAGTACTCTGCGGACCATCAACGACGTACCCGTCCTGGTGTGTGAGGCCGAGGGGGAGGTCATCGCGGGCGAACGCGAAGCCCTGGACCACATCGGCAACGCCGGCTACCAGGGGGCCCGGTGGGTCGTCATCCCCGTCGAGCGCTTCGACGAATCCTTCTTCCGTCTCGGCACGCGCGTCGCCGGCGGGATCATCCAGAAGTTCGTCCAGTACCGGATGGGGATCATCGTCCTCGGCGACATTTCCCGCCACACCGAGGCCAGTTCGGCCCTGCGGGACTTCGTCCGCGAGTGCAACCGCGGCACCCAGACCTGGTTCCTCGCCGACGACGCCGAGCTGCGCGCGCGGCTGGCCGGGGCGGAAGCGTGA
- a CDS encoding galactose oxidase early set domain-containing protein, protein MAAADHVISSISWRSFQCLRNLPDPEEAPIGRPEVPAGRTTVTHSVKTSRRHLELRRTGVRGASIGLRTPPTAADAPPGYYMLFLLDEKGVPSGAKWVKLGAR, encoded by the coding sequence ATGGCCGCAGCTGATCACGTCATATCGAGTATTTCGTGGCGATCCTTCCAGTGTCTCCGCAACCTGCCAGACCCTGAGGAGGCCCCCATCGGGCGGCCTGAAGTACCGGCAGGTCGAACTACCGTCACCCACTCGGTGAAAACCAGCCGGCGCCACCTGGAGCTCCGGCGGACCGGGGTCCGGGGCGCCTCGATCGGGCTCCGCACCCCGCCGACCGCGGCGGACGCGCCGCCCGGGTACTACATGCTGTTCCTGCTCGACGAGAAGGGCGTGCCCAGCGGGGCGAAGTGGGTGAAGCTGGGCGCCCGTTGA
- a CDS encoding LacI family DNA-binding transcriptional regulator has protein sequence MPEQRPGNRPTLEAVATRAGVSRATASRVVNGGDGVRAHLADKVREAVRDLGYVPNPAARTLVTRRTGAVAVIIAEPENRIFSDPFFSRQLRGISKELTAHDTQLVLLLVEDRSDYDRIERYLAGGHVDGALAFSLHTDDPLPAITRRMGMPTVYGGRPGWTDGATGTAYVDADNRGGAREAVRYLVAQGRERIAHIAGPLDQTSAADRLSGYRDVLPEADAALVAEGDFTAAGGARAMAELLDRCPGIDAVFVANDLMATGALRVLRERGRAVPAEVAVVGFDDAEAVASIADPPLTTVRQDIEGMGRLMARLLLETLGGGSEERAAPRSVVTATSLVRRASA, from the coding sequence GTGCCCGAACAGCGTCCCGGGAACCGCCCCACCCTGGAGGCGGTGGCGACCCGCGCCGGGGTGTCCCGGGCCACCGCGTCCCGCGTGGTCAACGGCGGCGACGGGGTCCGCGCGCACCTGGCGGACAAGGTGCGCGAGGCCGTACGCGATCTGGGCTACGTACCGAACCCAGCGGCCCGCACCCTGGTCACCCGGCGCACCGGCGCGGTCGCGGTGATCATCGCCGAGCCGGAGAACCGGATCTTCTCCGACCCCTTCTTCTCCCGCCAACTGCGCGGCATCAGCAAGGAGTTGACCGCGCACGACACACAGCTGGTGCTGCTGCTGGTGGAGGACCGGAGCGACTACGACCGGATCGAGCGCTACCTCGCCGGCGGGCACGTCGACGGGGCGCTCGCCTTCTCCCTGCACACCGACGACCCGCTGCCCGCGATCACCCGCAGGATGGGCATGCCCACGGTGTACGGCGGCCGGCCGGGCTGGACCGACGGGGCCACCGGCACGGCGTACGTGGACGCGGACAACCGCGGGGGCGCGCGGGAGGCCGTACGGTACCTGGTCGCGCAGGGGCGCGAGCGCATCGCGCACATCGCGGGCCCGCTCGACCAGACCTCGGCCGCCGACCGGCTGAGCGGCTACCGGGACGTCCTGCCGGAGGCCGACGCCGCGCTGGTCGCCGAGGGAGATTTCACCGCGGCGGGCGGGGCTCGGGCGATGGCCGAACTGCTCGACCGCTGCCCGGGCATCGACGCGGTGTTCGTGGCGAACGACCTCATGGCGACGGGCGCGCTGCGGGTGTTGCGGGAGCGCGGGCGCGCCGTTCCGGCGGAGGTGGCGGTGGTCGGGTTCGACGACGCCGAGGCGGTGGCTTCGATCGCCGACCCGCCGCTGACGACCGTGCGTCAGGACATCGAGGGCATGGGGCGGTTGATGGCGCGCCTGTTGCTGGAGACGCTGGGCGGGGGCAGTGAGGAGCGCGCCGCGCCCAGATCCGTGGTCACCGCCACGTCACTGGTGCGGCGCGCTTCGGCCTGA
- a CDS encoding FAD-dependent oxidoreductase — MPRPLRVAIVGAGPAGIYAADALLKSETAAEPGVSIDLFERMPAPFGLIRYGVAPDHPRIKGIITALHQVLDKPQVRLFGNVDYPNDISLDELRSFYDAVIFSTGATADRALTIPGVDLDGSYGAADFVSWYDGHPDVPRTWPLEAEKVAVLGVGNVALDVARILAKTADELLPTEIPANVYDGLKANKALEVHVFGRRGPAQAKFSPMELRELDHSPNIEVIVNPEDIDYDEGSITTRRSNKQADMVAKTLENWAIRDIGDRPHKLFLHFFESPTEVLGEDGKVVGLRTERTELDGTGNVKGTGQFTDWDVQSVYRAVGYLSDELPKLPWDVESGTVPDEGGRVIEGGSHLTSTYVTGWIRRGPVGLIGHTKGDANETVANLLADHAEGRLATPAAPEPEAVEAFLAERSIRYTTWDGWYKLDAAEKALGEPQGRERVKLVEREEMLDASGA; from the coding sequence ATGCCTCGCCCTCTGCGAGTAGCAATCGTCGGTGCCGGACCCGCCGGCATATACGCCGCCGACGCCCTGCTGAAGTCCGAGACCGCCGCCGAGCCCGGCGTGTCCATCGACCTCTTCGAGCGGATGCCCGCCCCGTTCGGCCTGATCCGCTACGGCGTCGCGCCGGACCACCCCCGGATCAAGGGCATCATCACGGCCCTGCACCAGGTGCTCGACAAGCCCCAGGTCCGGCTCTTCGGCAACGTCGACTACCCGAACGACATCAGTCTCGACGAGCTGCGCTCCTTCTACGACGCGGTGATCTTCTCCACCGGCGCCACCGCCGACCGCGCGCTCACCATCCCCGGCGTCGACCTCGACGGCTCATACGGTGCCGCCGACTTCGTCTCCTGGTACGACGGCCACCCCGACGTCCCGCGCACCTGGCCGCTGGAGGCCGAGAAGGTCGCCGTGCTCGGTGTCGGCAACGTTGCCCTCGACGTCGCGCGCATCCTCGCCAAGACGGCCGACGAACTGCTGCCGACCGAGATCCCGGCGAACGTCTACGACGGGCTCAAGGCCAACAAGGCCCTCGAGGTGCACGTCTTCGGCCGCCGCGGCCCGGCCCAGGCCAAGTTCAGCCCCATGGAGCTGCGCGAGCTGGACCACTCGCCGAACATCGAGGTCATCGTCAACCCCGAGGACATCGACTACGACGAGGGCTCGATCACGACCCGCCGCTCCAACAAGCAGGCCGACATGGTCGCCAAGACCCTGGAGAACTGGGCGATCCGCGACATCGGTGACCGTCCGCACAAGCTGTTCCTGCACTTCTTCGAGTCCCCGACCGAGGTGCTCGGCGAGGACGGCAAGGTCGTCGGCCTGCGCACCGAGCGCACCGAGCTCGACGGTACGGGCAACGTCAAGGGCACCGGGCAGTTCACCGACTGGGACGTCCAGTCCGTCTACCGGGCCGTGGGCTACCTTTCCGACGAGCTGCCCAAGCTCCCCTGGGACGTCGAGTCGGGCACCGTTCCGGACGAGGGCGGCCGGGTGATCGAGGGCGGCAGCCACCTGACGTCGACGTACGTGACCGGCTGGATCCGCCGCGGTCCGGTCGGCCTGATCGGCCACACGAAGGGCGACGCGAACGAGACCGTCGCGAACCTGCTGGCCGACCACGCGGAAGGCCGCCTGGCCACCCCGGCCGCGCCCGAGCCGGAGGCGGTCGAGGCCTTCCTCGCCGAGCGGAGCATCCGCTACACGACGTGGGACGGCTGGTACAAGCTGGACGCCGCCGAGAAGGCGCTGGGCGAGCCCCAGGGCCGCGAGCGCGTGAAGCTCGTCGAGCGCGAGGAAATGCTCGACGCGAGCGGCGCGTAA
- a CDS encoding MarR family winged helix-turn-helix transcriptional regulator, with the protein MSDTAAPHAPAKLQLLELLAAIGTAQWRDFAAAAARYGLTSTQARVLAQLDGPVPMRGLATLLVCDASNVTGIVDRLEARELVRREPAPADRRVKNVVATEAGREIIRRVREEMQVTHSALDTLDEAESATLYALLDRLRPTMEKDA; encoded by the coding sequence ATGAGCGACACCGCCGCCCCGCACGCCCCCGCCAAGCTCCAGCTGCTGGAACTGCTCGCCGCCATCGGCACCGCCCAGTGGCGCGACTTCGCGGCCGCCGCCGCCCGCTACGGCCTCACCTCCACCCAGGCCCGGGTCCTCGCCCAGCTCGACGGCCCCGTGCCGATGCGCGGCCTCGCCACGCTGCTGGTGTGCGACGCCTCGAACGTGACCGGAATCGTCGACCGCCTGGAAGCCCGGGAACTGGTGCGCCGCGAGCCCGCTCCCGCCGACCGCCGGGTCAAGAACGTGGTCGCCACGGAAGCGGGCCGCGAGATCATCCGTAGGGTCCGGGAGGAGATGCAGGTGACGCACAGCGCCCTGGACACCCTCGACGAGGCCGAGAGCGCCACGCTCTACGCCCTGCTGGATCGGCTGCGCCCCACCATGGAGAAGGACGCCTGA